The window CTGCGCTCTGCGGGTTCCTGCCCGTGATCGGGAACCTCTTCTCCTGCATCCCCGTGAGTATGTACCTCTGGAGATGACCCAGATGAGGCAGCTCGTCGACGAACAAGACGCCTTGGTGAGCACTGTGGATCGCGCCTGCAACTACCCTGTCGTAGGGCTGGGTCCCCAGTTGCGGATGGCCGCCGTACGGATCGTGTCTCACATCCCCAAGCAGCTCCACATCGCTGGCACCAGTCGCCAGGACGAACGGGTTCCTCCCAATGGGAACGATGACCTTCCTAGGGCTCTCCTTCTCCAGCTCGCGCCTCTTCTCCAGAGCCTGTTGGTCCAGGACCTTGATCATCTCGCCCGCGCGCTCGAAGACCACTACCTCCTCCTTGCCGAATCTCTTCCTAGTCGTGGTGACGCGCTCCCTGCCAGCGAGTTGGCCCATGGTCACCTCGACGAGTCCTCCCAGGAGGTCCCCGAACGGGTTGTTCGGAGTGGATCTCACCTGAGCGACCTTTGCCCTGGAACACTTGGGACAGAAGCTGTCTTTAGGAGACGAGTGTGTGCCACAGTTGGAGCATCGATAGCCTAACCGCTCAGCGACATTCACAGGTGCTTCCTTGGGGTCTATGAACTCTCCCTCAGCGTACCCCTTCGACTCCATCTCCTTCGTGACCTCATCGAATCCCTTGACCTCGACCAGGGGCTTCTCGGGGTTCTCAGGGTTGTGAACGACCCGGATTTCCTCGGTCGGTCTGGAGAGGTAGAGAGACAGCGCCTGGGCTATCATGGATTTGCCAGTCCCGGGCGGACCTACCAGGAGGAAGTGCCTTCTCTGCGAGGCGGCTATTCTCGCGAGCCTTACGGCCTCGGCCTGTCCTATGACTCGCTCCAGAGGGTCATGGGAAATCTTGATATCCTCCGTGGTCTCGAACTCTTCCAGCCACTTGGGCGCCTTCTCAGAAGAATCTTCCTCTTTTGGCATGAAGTATCACGATGCTCAGATGAGGTCTTCCTTCGTCAAGACCTCGACGTTCGTCGGGAGCTTGGCGATGTTCCCCAGCTTAACACCGACTATCGTGATGATATTCTTTTCCACAGCGATATCGAGGACCCTCTGAGTGATGATCCCATCCAGCACCACGGCCGTGACTCCCTCGGCGGTCTCCTTAAGGGTGTCTGCCAGAGTGCTGACGTGAACTTCCTTAAGGACGTTCCCAACAGCGTTCAGCAGTTTCGCCTTTGAAGTGTTGTTGAGCTCGTCGAGCACGCTCTTGTACCTCATCTGGTCGGGTGAGAACCTCTTGGAGGCCTTGTCCTCCATCGGTTTTGGCATCGGCTTCTGCTCCCTCTCTCTTCCGCCGTGACGTCCTCTGTCGTCATCTTGCCTGCGGCGGTCCCCACGGTCCTCTTCGCGTCTGCCTTCTTTTTGACCATTCTTTGGGAACGCAG is drawn from Candidatus Thermoplasmatota archaeon and contains these coding sequences:
- a CDS encoding ATP-binding protein; protein product: MPKEEDSSEKAPKWLEEFETTEDIKISHDPLERVIGQAEAVRLARIAASQRRHFLLVGPPGTGKSMIAQALSLYLSRPTEEIRVVHNPENPEKPLVEVKGFDEVTKEMESKGYAEGEFIDPKEAPVNVAERLGYRCSNCGTHSSPKDSFCPKCSRAKVAQVRSTPNNPFGDLLGGLVEVTMGQLAGRERVTTTRKRFGKEEVVVFERAGEMIKVLDQQALEKRRELEKESPRKVIVPIGRNPFVLATGASDVELLGDVRHDPYGGHPQLGTQPYDRVVAGAIHSAHQGVLFVDELPHLGHLQRYILTGMQEKRFPITGRNPQSAGASVRVDNVPCDFIFVGACNIQDLPHIMSPLRSRINGGGYEVLVETVMPDTDENRFKIARFTAQEIVMDAKIPHANRESVVVIIEEARKRAKLVDGKDKALTLRLRELGGLIRAAGDVAVVEEAKLIEARHMKEALRRARPVEEQIKERYGSYMGGLSSDVSTSEKESSPYHYWNYHVHDDKRGYQ